From the Corythoichthys intestinalis isolate RoL2023-P3 chromosome 13, ASM3026506v1, whole genome shotgun sequence genome, one window contains:
- the LOC130928676 gene encoding mucin-2-like, whose amino-acid sequence MATGAISTTLETNIADTNVTTVTVASTRAVTTTEVTTLPEGRTGAETADSGGKTPTVSISAETSTVASVTESTNTAETTPEETTTVAITTEFTKTPQTTPEETTAVATTTDSTTPEETTNVSTTTEFTTTAEETPDETTTDSTTPAETTEETTNVATTTESTTGAETTTESTTSGETTPEETATFAITTDSTTPEEATTEETTNVSTTTEFTTTAEETPDETTTVVTTTDSTPAETTEETTNVATTTESTTSGETTPEETATFAITTDSTTPEEATTEETTNVSTTTEFTTTAEETPDETTTVSTTPAETTKETTNVAKTTESTTSGETTPEETTTFAITTEFKTTAETTREETKTVVTTADSTTPSERTTDFTTTADTNPEETTTVVTTTDSTTPAETTEETTNVATTTESTSGETTPKETTTVAITTDFTTTAETTPEETTNVAITTEFKTTAETTPEETTMDVTTDSTTPAETTPEETATFAITTDSTTPEEATTEETTNVSTTTEFTTTAEETPDETTTVVTTTDSTTPAETTKETTNLATTTESTTRSDTTPEETTRVAITDFTTTAETVPEETATVVTTADSTTPADTPEETTTIAIITEFKTTTETTRAETTTVVKTTDSTTPAETTEGTTTVAITTEFITTTEATPEETTTVATTTDSTTPAETTTEGTEDAATTAEFTTNGETTPEEITTAATTTESTTRVETTPERSTTVETTSHSTAPAKTTTEGTTYVATTTESTTRAETTPEDTTAVETTTQFTTTAKTTPEDTTTIATTTESTTKIETTPEGTTTVESTTEFTTTAEATPEETTTVATKTHSTTPAETTNVATTTVSTTRAETTFGETTTVAITTDSTAPTETTPEETTTIAITTEFTTTAETTPEGTATVATTTHITTPTKTTTEETTNVAATTESTTRAQTTPEETTFAITTEFTTTAETTPEETTTVARTTHSTTTAKTTTEETTNFAATTESTTRAETTPEETTTFAITTEFTTTAETTPRETTPVATTTHSTTLAKTTAEETTTVETTTEFTTKAETTPKETTTVATTDSTTSAETTTVVTTNVATKTESTTRAETTPEETTTVAITTDSTVPAETTPEETTTFAITKEFTTILETTPKETTTVERTTQFTTTAKTTSEYTTTITTTTESTTRAETTPEGTTNVAPTTVSTTRAETTFDETTTDAITTDSTAPTETTPEEPTTVETTTEFTTTPEETTTVATTTHSTTTAETTPEETTTVAITESTTISETTPEKTTTVEITDSSMAAETTTEVTTTIETTTDFMTTVDSKEFSTTAETTPFEITKTTNVAAPDSTETITKRATFRSLTSIFTDALLDSNSAAFLNRAAMLKGELEPIFRTEFSSFRFLIIIEFRSGSVVNVVDLEFNVTSAPNNHQVATVLSDAATTVSGFDVETSSITVESTTTDSTTTQSAATASTELTPIEQTTNKATTAKTAPDETTTIATTTTEFTTATETTPEQTKTISTTTESINTAGTTPEETTVVSTSTDTKTTAARTPEERTTLAKTTSEETTTVATTTDSTTPAETSTEETTNVATTVESTTNAETTPEEITTVAITTEFTTISGTTSKGATTVETTTEFTTTAETTPEKPTTVETTTEFTTTTEETTTVATTTHSTTPADTTTEETTNVATTTVSTTTAETTPEEKTTASKTTESVITAGTTPEETTVATTEETTTIATSTESITTPGTTPEETTVVVTSTDTKTTATPEETTTKFTTTAETTPEETTTAGTTTKEATTPASTTPSKTIETTPEETTTVSMTTEFTTTSETTPRETTTVATTTHSTTPAKTTTEETTNVATTTESKTRAETTPEDTTTFAITTEFTTILETTPKETTAVETTTQFTTTAKTTPEDTTTIATTTDSTTRAETTPEGTTTVETTKEFTTTAKITTEETTNVTTTTLSTTWAETTFGETTTVALTTDSTAPSKTTTEETTNVATTTDSTTPAETTTEEITTFAITKEFTTILETTPKQTTTVERTTQFTTTAKTTPEDTTTIATTTESTTRVETTPEETKIVETTTHSTTPAETTTEETTNVATTTVSTTRAEMTPEETTTASKTTEVYNNRRDNTWRNHNRFHNNRFYNNCRNDNWCLNNSI is encoded by the exons ATGGcaacgggagcaatttcaacTACTTTAGAGACAAACATTGCCGACACCAATGTAACAACAGTGactgttgcctcaacaagagcaGTAACAACAACTGAAGTGACAACACTGCCAGAAGGAAGAACTGGTGCTGAAACAGCGGACTCTGGTGGGAAAACACCAACTGTTTCCATATCAGCAGAAACATCAACGGTTGCCTCAGTAACAGAGTCTACAAACACTGCAGAGACAACACCTGAAGAAACCACAACGGTTGCCATAACAACAGAGTTCACAAAAACTCCACAGACAACACCTGAGGAAACAACAGCAGTCGCAACAACAACAGATTCTACGACACCTGAAGAGACAACAAATGTTTCCACAACAACTGAATTCACAACGACTGCAGAGGAAACACCTGATGAAACAACAACAGATTCTACAACACCTGCAGAAACAACTGAAGAAACCACAAATGTTGCCACAACAACTGAGTCCACAACAGGGGCAGAGACAACAACAGAGTCCACAACAAGTGGAGAGACAACACCTGAAGAAACCGCAACATTTGCCATAACAACAGATTCTACGACACCTGAAGAGGCAACAACTGAAGAAACTACAAATGTTTCCACAACAACTGAATTCACAACGACTGCAGAGGAAACACCTGATGAAACCACAACAGTTGTAACAACAACAGATTCTACACCTGCAGAAACAACTGAAGAAACCACAAATGTTGCCACAACAACTGAGTCCACAACAAGTGGAGAGACAACACCTGAAGAAACCGCAACATTTGCCATAACAACAGATTCTACGACACCTGAAGAGGCAACAACTGAAGAAACCACAAATGTTTCCACAACAACTGAATTCACAACGACTGCAGAGGAAACACCTGATGAAACCACAACAGTTTCTACAACACCTGCAGAGACAACTAAAGAAACCACAAATGTTGCCAAAACAACTGAGTCCACAACAAGTGGAGAGACAACACCTGAAGAAACCACAACATTTGCCATAACAACAGAGTTCAAAACAACTGCAGAGACAACACGTGAAGAAACCAAAACAGTTGTAACAACAGCAGATTCTACGACACCTTCAGAGAGAACAACAGACTTCACAACAACTGCAGACACAAATCCTGAAGAAACAACAACAGTTGTAACAACAACAGATTCTACAACACCTGCAGAGACAACTGAAGAAACCACAAATGTTGCCACAACAACTGAGTCCACAAGTGGAGAGACAACACCTAAAGAAACCACAACAGTTGCCATAACAACAGACTTCACAACTACTGCAGAGACAACTCCTGAAGAAACCACAAATGTTGCCATAACAACGGAGTTCAAAACAACTGCAGAGACAACACCTGAAGAGACTACAATGGATGTAACAACAGATTCTACGACACCTGCAGAGACAACACCTGAAGAAACCGCAACATTTGCCATAACAACAGATTCTACGACACCTGAAGAGGCAACAACTGAAGAAACCACAAATGTTTCCACAACAACTGAATTCACAACGACTGCAGAGGAAACACCTGATGAAACCACAACAGTTGTAACAACAACAGATTCTACAACACCTGCAGAGACAACTAAAGAAACCACAAATCTTGCTACAACAACTGAGTCCACAACAAGATCAGACACAACTCCTGAAGAAACCACAAGAGTTGCCATAACAGACTTCACAACAACTGCAGAGACAGTACCTGAAGAAACCGCAACAGTTGTAACAACAGCAGATTCTACAACTCCTGCAGATACACCTGAAGAAACCACAACAATTGCCATAATAACAGAGTTCAAAACAACTACAGAGACTACACGTGCAGAAACCACAACAGTTGTAAAAACAACAGATTCTACAACACCTGCAGAGACAACTGAAGGAACTACAACAGTTGCCATAACCACAGAGTTCATTACaactacagaggcaacacctgaagAAACAACAACAGTTGCAACAACAACAGATTCTACGACACCTGCAGAGACAACAACTGAAGGAACCGAAGATGCTGCAACGACAGCTGAGTTCACAACAAATGGTGAGACAACTCCTGAAGAAATCACAACAGCTGCAACAACAACTGAGTCCACAACAAGGGTGGAGACAACACCTGAAAGATCCACAACAGTTGAAACAACATCACATTCAACGGCACCTGCAAAGACAACAACTGAAGGAACCACATATGTTGCTACAACAACTGAGTCCACAACAAGGGCAGAGACAACACCTGAAGACACCACAGCAGTTGAAACAACAACACAGTTCACAACAACTGCAAAGACAACACCTGAAGATACTACAACAATTGCAACTACAACTGAATCCACAACAAAGATAGAGACAACACCTGAAGGAACCACAACAGTTGAATCAACAACAGAGTTCACAACAActgcagaggcaacacctgaagAAACCACAACAGTTGCAACAAAAACACATTCTACGACACCTGCAGAGACAACAAATGTTGCTACAACAACTGTGTCCACAACAAGGGCAGAGACAACATTTGGTGAAACCACAACAGTTGCCATAACAACAGATTCTACGGCACCTACAGAGACAACACCTGAAGAAACCACAACAATTGCCATAACAACAGAGTTCACAACAACTGCAGAGACAACACCTGAAGGAACCGCAACAGTTGCAACAACAACACATATTACAACACCTACAAAGACAACCACTGAAGAAACCACAAATGTTGCTGCAACAACTGAGTCCACAACAAGGGCACAAACAACACCTGAAGAAACCACATTTGCCATAACAACAGAGTTCACAACAACTGCAGAGACAACACCTGAAGAAACCACAACAGTTGCAAGAACAACACATTCTACGACAACTGCAAAGACAACAACTGAAGaaaccacaaattttgctgcaACAACTGAGTCCACAACAAGGGCAGAGACAACACCTGAAGAAACCACAACATTTGCCATAACCACAGAGTTCACAACAACTGCAGAGACAACACCTAGAGAAACCACACCAGTTGCAACAACAACACATTCTACGACACTTGCAAAGACAACAGCTGAAGAAACCACAACAGTTGAAACAACAACAGAGTTCACAACAAAGGCAGAGACAACACCTAAAGAAACCACAACAGTTGCAACAACAGATTCTACGACATCTGCAGAGACAACTACTGTAGTAACCACAAATGTTGCTACAAAAACTGAGTCCACAACAAGGGCAGAGACAACACCTGAGGAAACCACAACAGTTGCCATAACAACAGATTCTACAGTGCCTGCAGAGACAACACCAGAAGAAACCACAACATTTGCCATAACAAAAGAGTTCACCACGATTTTGGAGACAACACCTAAAGAGACCACAACAGTTGAAAGAACAACACAGTTCACAACAACTGCAAAGACGACATCTGAATATACCACAACAATTACAACAACAACTGAGTCCACAACAAGGGCGGAGACAACACCTGAAGGAACCACAAATGTTGCTCCAACAACTGTGTCCACAACCAGGGCCGAGACAACATTTGATGAAACCACAACAGATGCCATAACAACAGATTCTACGGCACCTACGGAGACAACACCTGAAGAACCCACAACAGTTGAAACAACAACAGAGTTCACAACAACTCCTGAAGAAACCACAACAGTTGCAACAACAACACACTCTACGACAACTGCAGAGACAACACCTGAAGAAACCACAACAGTTGCAATAACTGAGTCCACAACAATTTCGGAGACAACACCTGAAAAAACCACAACAGTTGAAATAACAGATTCTTCGATGGCTGCAGAGACAACAACTGAAGTAACAACAACTATCGAGACAACAACAGATTTTATGACAACTGttgattcaaaagaattttcaacaactgCTGAAACAACACCTTTCGAAATAACAA aaacaacaaatgttgCGGCACCAGACTCTACCGAAACAATAACCAAACGAGCAACTTTCCGATCCCTCACAAGCATCTTTACAGATGCATTGTTGGACTCCAACTCTGCAGCTTTTCTAAACAGAGCAGCAATGCTCAAGGGAGAA CTCGAGCCAATATTCCGGACAGAATTTTCATCTTTCAGGTTCTTGATAATCATTGAATTTCG AAGTGGCTCAGTTGTCAATGTCGTGGATCTTGAGTTCAACGTGACATCCGCACCAAACAACCACCAAGTTGCAACTGTGTTGTCTGACGCGGCAACAACCGTAAGTGGCTTTGACGTGGAAACTAGCTCCATCACCGTTGAGTCAACAACCACAGACTCAACAACAACACAATCTGCTGCAACAGCATCCACTGAATTGACACCAATAGAGCAAACAACTAATAAGGCAACTACAGCTAAAACAGCACCTGATGAAACGACAACGATtgccacaacaacaacagaatttACAACAGCTACAGAGACAACACCGGAACAAACTAAAACTATTTCCACAACAACAGAGTCTATAAACACTGCAGGAACAACACCTGAAGAAACAACAGTCGTTTCCACGTCAACAGACACGAAAACAACTGCAGCAAGAACACCTGAGGAAAGGACAACTCTTGCCAAAACAACATCTGAAGAAACCACAACAGTTGCAACAACAACAGATTCAACGACACCTGCAGAGACATCAACTGAAGAAACCACAAATGTTGCAACGACAGTTGAGTCCACAACAAATGCAGAGACAACTCCTGAGGAAATCACAACAGTTGCTATAACAACAGAGTTCACAACAATTTCGGGTACAACATCTAAAGGAGCAACAACAGTTGAAACAACAACAGAGTTCACAACAACTGCAGAGACAACACCTGAAAAACCCACAACAGTTGAAACAACAACAGAGTTCACAACAACTACTGAAGAAACCACAACAGTTGCAACAACAACACACTCTACGACACCTGCAGATACAACAACTGAAGAAACTACAAATGTTGCTACAACAACTGTGTCCACAACCACAGCAGAGACAACACCTGAGGAAAAAACAACCGCATCCAAAACAACTGAGTCTGTAATAACTGCAGGAACAACACCTGAAGAAACAACGGTAGCAACAACTGAGGAAACTACAACTATTGCCACATCAACAGAATCTATAACAACTCCAGGAACAACACCTGAAGAAACAACAGTAGTTGTCACGTCAACAGACACTAAAACAACTGCAACACCTGAGGAAACTACAACAAAGTTTACAACAACCGCAGAGACAACACCTGAAGAAACAACAACTGCAGGAACAACAACCAAAGAAGCAACAACCCCTGCCTCAACAACACCATCTAAAACTATAGAGACAACACCTGAAGAAACCACAACAGTTTCCATGACAACAGAGTTCACAACAACTTCAGAGACAACACCGAGAGAAACCACAACAGTTGCAACAACAACACATTCAACAACACCTGCAAAGACAACAACTGAAGAAACCACAAATGTTGCTACAACAACCGAGTCCAAAACAAGGGCAGAGACAACACCTGAAGACACCACAACATTTGCCATCACAACAGAGTTCACCACAATTTTGGAGACAACACCTAAAGAGACCACAGCAGTTGAAACAACAACACAGTTCACAACAACTGCAAAGACAACACCTGAAGATACCACAACAATTGCAACAACAACTGATTCCACAACAAGGGCGGAGACAACACCTGAAGGAACCACAACAGTTGAAACAACAAAAGAGTTCACAACAACTGCAAAGATAACAACTGAAGAAACCACAAATGTTACTACAACAACTCTGTCCACAACATGGGCGGAGACAACATTTGGTGAAACCACAACAGTTGCACTAACAACAGATTCTACGGCACCTTCAAAGACAACAACTGAAGAAACCACAAATGTTGCAACAACAACAGATTCTACGACACCTGCAGAGACAACAACTGAAGAAATCACAACATTTGCCATAACAAAAGAGTTCACCACGATTTTGGAGACAACACCTAAACAGACCACAACAGTTGAAAGAACAACACAGTTCACAACAACTGCAAAGACGACACCTGAAGATACCACAACAATTGCAACAACAACTGAGTCTACAACAAGGGTGGAGACAACACCTGAAGAAACCAAAATAGTTGAAACAACAACACATTCTACGACACCTGCAGAGACAACAACTGAAGAAACTACAAATGTTGCTACAACAACTGTGTCCACAACAAGGGCAGAGATGACACCTGAGGAAACAACAACCGCATCCAAAACAACTGA AGTTTACAACAACCGCAGAGACAACACCTGGAGAAACCACAACCGTTTCCACAACAACAGATTCTACAACAACTGCAGGAACGACAACTGGTGCCTCAACAACAGCATCTAA